The Elaeis guineensis isolate ETL-2024a chromosome 5, EG11, whole genome shotgun sequence DNA segment AAAGACAAGATGATCCAATAATTGAGAAAACTGCATAACtggtggatggtggagaaaacacATACATTCACAGGCTTGAGATTTTGCCAGAAGATTGAATGGTTGATATGGCCTGCCAAATATAAATTTGTTGAAATAGCTCGGGTTAGGACATATCAGAAATCTGTATCCTTCTAATTTTCAGAAACATGACACTGTAAGGCACTCGAAGTGTGAATCTTAGAACAGATATCCAACATATTAAAAGGTAAGAAAGTAAACCACGTCAATTGGTAACTTcctgataaaaaaaattgaacgtCTAATATTATCTGCTTGAGCTAATTAACTCGCCCCTGCTGTGTAGCAGATACATCTTGAAGTACAATAATAGAAATCATGACATTTCTTCAAAATCCAAAAGCAGCAGTATAGTGAAACTGACTGTGATACAACTAGAGATTCATCCTGAGTCATTAACATGCATTCTGTTGCATATAGACCAGCTTATCTTCCATTGCATATGCGCTCGAGCCATTGAAAGCATTCATTAGAATAGCATAACTAAccaagtttcaaaaaaaaaaaaaaaaaggaaactatattattgaaaaaaaaaaaaaagaagataaaagttCAAATTGCGGAAGAATACCAAATCAGTTCATAAAATCGAGAAACGAATGCTAAATATTGAACGAAACAAGCGAATCTGAGAGCTGGAAACCCTTGAAAACTGAAACAAAAAAACCCTAAAACCCGATCAAATGATCCAAAGATTTTGCATTTAACCCATATTCCAATCCAAAAAACAACAAATTAGcagaaaatgatgaaaaataatggAAGACCACGGACCTCCACCATTGAATTTGATGGCACTCTGGAGGTGGACGACCTTGGAGGAGTCCCCCTTGGCCATGGCCTCCTCGAGCTGCTCGAGGGCCTTGTTGTAGTTGGTGATGTACGTCTGGTGGTGCTTCTGGTGGTGGAGCTTCATGATCTCGCCACTGATGGCGGGCTCGAGGGCGCCGTAGTCGTAGGGGAGGTCCGGCAACGAGAAGGTCACGAGGCCCCGGGCTTGGCGGAGCCCCAACCCCATCCCCGGGGCGGAGGCGCCGGCGGCGGCGCAGGGACTAAACACTAGCCCTAGAGCTAGGGTTTTCTTGCCGGCGATCGCACGGAGAGCCATGGAGACGGAGAATACTGGAAGAAGAAGAGAGCAGGTGCTCAGCGGCGGAAGATGGGCGAGAGGAGGCGCCCGCCGAGTTATTTTATAGCGCCGAGTAACAGTGGATTCAAAGTTTAGCCCGAATTCAGGTGGAAAATTATGGTACTGCCACTGTAAGCGGTTTTTGCGGTTTCAGGTTGCGAGCCGGCAATTCGAAACCGTGGGCGCGGATGACCGTTTGTATTAGCGCGTGAGGTGGGTCGAGTGTGAGTTTGGGTCAATCATGCGTTGCAGACCACGTCGACTCCAATTTTGGTTGTCAAGGATTTAGACCAGGCAGACTATCCGACATGGCCAGGATTTACTAGACTTGAGCCTAAGTGTGACACTTTAATTTCGCTTACAAaccattaatatatattaatatggtTACATGTCAAGAGTGATAGATTTGCCTCTCTACCGTACGTGAGAAATTATTCATTCTGGACCGATATGTACCCACTATAGAAAATCATAATCGCCGTCCTTCACGATTTTATCCCCAAATGATACCTCACATGGGTAAAAGAGAGTCCGCATTTTTAAGCAGTAGACACTTCTGACTGCAACCTATATGAAATTTTCGAAGTTCAACCTCTCGATATCCGacccataatatatatatatatatatatatatatatatatatatacatacattgtGCTGGTACAATTAAATACAGCAAAGGGCGTAATCTTGGTTCGATAAGATGCAAGATGTTTCTCCCTGGGAGAAAATAAGGCCATACCACCTTATGAAATAAGAAAGCTATGTCTAagttaaataatataaatgactGCTATATTTTGTAGGTAAATGTAAGTGGAACCAGATACAATGGGCTTGAAACCATGTGAGGCCCTGAAAGGAATGGTCGATCCCCATCCGTTATCCTTTTGCAGAAGTTCTGAGGAAAGCATTAGCCCGTTGTAAGAAGATATACGACGGGCTgccattcaaaaagaaaaaaaaaacagagtgtCATTGGTTACGGTGCCTCCACTTAATACGGGACAAATAAAGGGCGGCGTCGACCTTCTCTCGACCGGTTAAGGTGCATGTACGTTTGTGGTCACCTCCCCTAAAATTGATGGTGTATCTATCCGCAGGATTAATGTGGAAATCTCAGGATTTCCAGACTCCATGTGAGACCTTAATCAAGGTTCGTAGTGCCATCGTTGAACAGCAAAATCAAATCACGCATAAAGAAGAATTCTCTTTTCAGACAGGCATATCATAGGCATGTAACAAGTTATGGATGAAGATGATATGAGTTTATTTTCATATTCGAATCAAttcaaatatggataaatttgaaGATTTAACTAATATctctattcatatttatatttatataaaaaaaaatatagatatggattgaCAACTATTCGATCGATATCTAAATATCCGaatctatatataattttatataattatatatattatttattaattttttttttaaaaaatacaatcatataaatatattattaatttaatttattatctatttaataatatttttgattttatagtcataaaatttagttatccaactcatATCTGTAAttgtatctatttttttaatatctgaaTTATATCGATATTCTTTTTAAACAATTATGGATATAAACTTTTGCATTCGAATAATATCTATATCAATATTGTATtcattagataaaataaatattgatataaatataatGGTATCCGATCCGATTTCAATCCTATaacaaataatcaaaaatatgataaatttgTACCCACTACGACGTCTTATTGCCACTTGTGCATGGTACATGATATAAGTGATAGTGGTCCACCCTGCAGGATGAGCATGTCAATACATGCACTTGCAATGTAACTTACTTTCCTATGCATGATAGAGGTTTTAGTTAATATAGCTTTTACTTTTAGCATCTCCTATCTCACTTTTGTTGCAAAATAGTTTCCGCAAACGTGTTAAGTCAAATAAATTAGACTTAGAGCTAAACCCTATAAGTGCACTGAGCCCTTATGATGTTCTTCATGGATTACGTGCATAgtattttacttgcattttttGAAGATATTAGAAGCAAAATAGTTCAAGACTAGTGAACCGTGGcaaatctgaaatttgattttttttattttgaccgGGAAATCTGAATGTTTATTAGAATAGGACTCATGTTTAGTTGGTCTGACCAATCAGTGTTCTTATGCGAGTGGCAATGCTAAGGGTTTTGACCAAAAAGATGGAAACCGCTCCACCTGAACCGGTTACAACTCACTTCCAATTCAACATGGCCAAacttataattcatatattaccTATTTTTAGAGTGCATTTTAtttgcaatcaaaattaaaatcagaatagTTTGGAATGGAATCAAAATGACTATATCCTCATGTATTTGGTTTACGATGAAAATCAAAACAGAATTTGAATATagaaagaaagtaaatttttgaaGAGTAAAACTTTCCTATTTATCTTTGGAATTAGAGTAGAAAGAGAAACCTTCTTAATCCAATAGTTGAAATAGGAGTCAACTCATTTCTTTTCTCAAGAATCCAACTTTCATTAATCAAACATATCTTATATTTATGGGTTGAATCCTTTGAGACTAACCCTATAAAACATTAAAATGGGTATCCTTAAATtaatgataataattttttttttttgatagaagataATAACAAGCTTGTTACGGAGCCCTGCTTGCTCCTGCGCCATTGAGGtccccttttttattttttattattttttttttttattggttgGGGGTACGAGCGGTGGAGCTTAAGCCAGTCGTTTAACCACAGGACCAACACAGAGCTGTTATTTAACTTGCAGGTGCATTAGCACTTAGCAGACAAAACCAGAAAAGATAAAATGTTAGCAAGGAAACCTTTGCTTTAGCCTCAACATAAAGAATAGTTATCAAATAATTTCCCAGGATAAGgaaataaaattcaaaccatcaaccgaaaaagaaaaaaaaaaattctaagataCGGCCAAACTTAACAATATGGACAAAGATAATATGGACAAAGATACTATATTTTAAAGATACCTCTCATTTGGTCGAGTTGTGCGCCGTGAAAAGAACTGCTGAGATTGATAAAAATAACATGCTATCAACAACGCATAAAACAAACATGAATGGCATATATTCAAAGTGGTGGgagattgaaatttttttatgaaaaattattagattttgaataattcaataaaatattattatattgtttGGTTCCAAAATTTTCAAACTTCCATCTTGATTAAAAAGTATAAATAAaactaaaatatataattaattatgattagttatttttaatttaatttttattaaaatttttaatctcgcCAATGATGGTGTTTTGCTGGtccaaaatataatataattctaactgttgcggtcaatcccttAGAGCACCTACGAAGAAGTCCATACTGATCGAAGTTGTGTCCAGTAGAGACCTtagatgcttaagtcagtaggaAGTAGCCGAACAGAAAGTAGAATATCAAAATTGACAGAATATCAGTCCAGAAGTATCTTACCAATGCTATtcgtttatcttttttttatagatgaCTTGTTTGGTAACCATTTATAATAGTTAGATACATGAATCTCGCTTATTCTGATActatgtgatcgtgggatggacAATTAATGCCCATTGATAATTATGATATGTGACCGTTATGCGTTTTCTACACCGGTGGTTTTTGTTATACCGACTTTATGTCGATAGTCTGAGTATGCCGATGTCCGACTGTATGTCAGCAATTATAGAAATCTAAATGACTATCGATTGATGACTCTGATATACCAACTAGCCATCAGTTATGAAGTCAGTCGGGTTATCATAATTGACTTGATCCCGTCAAAGGGCCGATTGAGAATTTTCAACTTATCGATGTAACCGACTATCTGTCGAATATCTGTGTTCATATCACCGATCGCTAGTCAGAGAATAGACCTTGTGGTCGCTTCGTATCCACTCGAGAAGTCGATTGAGAATTGCCAATTGTCAGTCAGTTTACCGATTGGCAGTCGGCTATCTGTTCTCTGACGTTGATATATAACATCGGATGATACACCACAAtcttttatatatctaattttgaTGTTTTATCATCTGTTGCTGATTTATAGTCAAGATGACCAATTATATGCCGAAAAAGCTAATACTAAGTCAGGGGGAGCAAATCCAGTTGCCCCAACactaaccaatatttttttttttttttgaataaagaaAGCCAATGCAGCAAATATCTTCGCCGTTCGATGGGAGGGTAGTTGAGTTCGGAGATCCAACAAGAAAAATTTATTGCATCACTTGATGTGACTGAATTGTGCGTGAGCTCAGCTCTAATGGTGGCTTGTGCCCGTGATGCAAGCTGCCTCAGCCTAACATGACCAAAGCTGATGAGAATCTTATCCTATTCGATCCAAGGGCATCAAATGAAACGTCGACGCTAGAGAAACGCAAAATACGAGCAGCCTGTGTACAGAGCCAAACCAGCAATACCATCTCTGGAATCCATATCTAAATCTGTATTcacttttcttttcaatttttaattagagcAAAGCTAGTGAAACTTTGCAAAGTGCATTTGTCTGAGGTTTTAGAGAAAGCGTACAAAGTACATTGCTTAAGTATATAAataaaagttaaaattgtttccacTAACTCCTAACGAAGTATCATGTTGTTTTACATTAAAACAGGGCTTGTTTAGATTGGTCCCCGTTTCCAATTAGAGATTGTTATCTAGCAAATAGATCTATTGTGTACTACAATTTAGTGGGAACATAGAGATAATGTTAGAGTTTTTAAGAAAAAACTCAAAATATTTCTTCCTCCTTAAGGTCCCTAAAAGTTATACCTTGAGTTCAGCTTCATATTGGACAAAATTATCAATATGTCTGTAAACCATTTTTTCTTACACATCTTTGCTTGGGGGCGTTGAGAGAACGTGGATTTTATATTTCACACGTGCGTCGATCCGATTCGATTTGCACGCAcagaataatatttaattatttaattattttattttattttttattttactattCTTTAGTTCAATATTTTGAGAACTCTCTTTTCGTATAGTGATTATacgtttttgaattttttcttcatctacatcataacttAATAAGCCAATCTAATCAAACTCTcgataaatcatattttttattcttatcCGTATCATATAGTTTACCTAGGTCTGaagtttataaaaatttttacttaaaaataattcttgatttgataaaaatttttcttcaaaaggaTTCTGATAACAGATGACACTACCTTCTTcaagtaaaatatttaaaaaccTTTTTGAGCAACGGTAAAATATTTGAAAACCACTTGATGGATGATAACAATAACTATAGTGCAAATTCCCAATCTGATGAGAAAAGGGCTAATTGGCACATAGTAGATGCAATGTGATCCGTGAAGTATTCTTGGTAAATTGTTTCATTCTTTTTCTTACCGTGAAAGGGGAGGAAGCGGGCCCTCTTTTTGTTATatcctttcttcttcattttggatTTGCTGATGCAGGAACAAAATTGAAGTTTTTTTCTTTATGGAAATAAGATACATTTTATTGACAAATAAAGTATGATGCACTTTATATTGTTCTTTTTTATAGATGTAATCTACTTTTGGAATATACATCGACTCTTTTAAGAAAATGTAGTAGTGTACCAATAATTTAAACAAGAGCTTCATGTTTAAGACAGGAAACATGCACAATGCGTGCATTAAGCAACCACAAATTCCTGTGTTCCAACGCCATTGTGGATGATTGTTATCTATTAAAAAGTTGTACATTGTATGTTGATACCAAATGTTCCAATCAACTGCCATTGTCATCAATGCATGTAATATCTTGCAAAGTAGGATACTCTATTAATTAGTTGTGCTCGTAAACTTCATCCATGTCTCAACTGTAATCTACCAAATACCTGACTTGATCCAAGCTGAATGGGATGGATTTTATCTGATCCTATCAGAATCTCGGGTAGATATGGATAATGATATGTGACATCCTGAATCTTATCCAACataatctttatatatatatatttatcaaaattataaatattttataatatttatatatatccaATGTAATTCTTTTGATATATTCTAACCCACATCTCTATCCGATCTGCCCCGACTCGAACTGGATATAAGGCAgatatggatataaaatttttaattacagGATAGATAAAAATATTGACCGATCCAATCCATATCTGAATATGTTGCCATCCCTATGTGAATAATTATAAGTGGcctcaaaaaatgaaaaaaaagcgtCTAGCTAAATTTGAGAACTCAAGAAATTATAACATTGAGTTTTTATGAAATACTTTAACATCCAAAGCTGTTCATGGGATGCGACCTTCTAAAAATCCTGAAACCTTGACAGATTTGGCTATCACTGTATCTTCTATGCATTCTTGTGATATTCAACAAGACAAAGCAACTTCACTGTAGTTTGGGCAAAATGGTttatttaatctaactaattcttccCTAAGATTTTCagcttatgtatgtatgtatgtatatatatatatatatatatatatatatatatatatatatatatatatatatatatatatatatatatatatatatatatatatatatatatgtatgtatgtatgtatatatatgtatgtatgtatgtatgtatgtatatgtatctatatatatatgtatgtatgtatatatatgtatctatatctatatatatatatatatatatatatatatatatatatgtatgtatgtatatgtatgtatctatatctatatatgtatgtatgtatatgcatgtatatgtatgtatgcatgtatgtatgtatgtatgtacatacatacatatatatatgtgtgtatgtatatgtatatgtatgtatgtatgtatatatctatatatatatgtgtgtgtgtgtgtgtatgtatatgtgtatgtgtgtgtgtgtatatatatatgtatgtatgtatatatgtatgtatgtgtgtatatatttatatatgtatgtatgtatgtatatatgtatgtatgtgtgtgtatatgtatatgtatatatgtatgtgtgtgtatatatgtgtgtggtgtgtgtgtgtgtgtgtaatatatatatatagatatagatacacacacacaaacatacatacacacacatacatatacatatacatacacacacatacatatacatatacatacacacacatatacatatacatataataataataataataataataataataataataataataatctgtAAATGAGTATTGGAGTGTTGTCAACTTAACTTTTTAAATAAGTTTTGTTGTGCCATCTGGAGTTGTTGTattcttttatatttattgtcactaattttaaattatttattcaattttttcaaTTGAGAACTCAAAGTTTGTTTGTTTATTAACATTTGTAGTCCATCAAGAATACATATTAATCTCCATTTAATAAATGTATGATGCGTTTTCCTAATATATAAGATGTAAAATTGTTCTTTCTTATTCACTATTGCATCTGAATAATTAAAAATAGGACaataatatctaaaaattttatttcatatatctgATCCCACGTAACGTACAGATCTTTGActaattagaaaagaaaataatggATGTGCGTTTGCAACCCACATAGCAACAAACTTCGTGGTCCTAAAATTGGAAGGCCAAAAGTCTTATTAAACAATTTTTTAAGAGatcacatgaaaaatttttagattgattttTTAGTCAagtgcttatctttattttgataTTCACTAATACAAAGGAAGACAAGTAGCCTATTAGAGAGACATTTgagggcttgcaacatcatcgtcTATTAGAACTAAAAGTCATCTAGTGGATAAATGAGAAATGGCTTACTCATTTAGCAATAATAATTAACAGGAAAAAAAGGAATGGATATGTCCACAAATTCTACTGCACAATTCAATATTTTCTTTGCTGCAACCCAATAAAGCAACTTGTAAAGAAAGCCTTAAAAACATGCATTAACAAACTATATGCAattgaaaaaaaggaaagaaaatgagAAACACTATCTGTACAAACAATATTAAAATACCTACATAGTTGGTAATTAGCATTTTCTCCTCATCCACCATTTTGTTTTgctaataagtacctttgatgATTAATTAATAAATAGTTCTCTAGTTAAACGGACAATACCTAGGACATAAATAATCCCCATTTTTTAAGTTTAAAAAGCGAACATTATGCAAAATGCAAATCTTGATTATAATTAAATTAGTtcataattattattataaaagaaaAGGAGGCCTAAATTATGTAGCAATTTACACCATAAGGGCAAAAGAAGAAACCTAAAATTTTCGTAACAAAAGAGTATCCTAGTGCATGAGACATCGGCTATTACAAGGTTTGAAAAAGATTAGATGTATGCAACCTTATTTTTATACATAGAgagactatttctatattttacaTCAATGACTTTCAAATCATAACAGATTAACATTATTATTACATCAATGCTCACCTTTTTAAGCTTAGAATtttgtaaattaaaatattatcgtGGGTCTTTAGCCTATCCATATTTTCAAGAGCAAAGCTACCAATCCAATTTTTCATATAGACTTTTCATGATAGAAGAATATTCTAGAGCACTATTCaattcacaaaaaaatattctttgcccATTGATGCAACTTAAATGTCCAGTAATATTGTGCCAATTCTCATGAGTTACATTACTCGTTTATAACCACATCGCAAAAAGATATTTGTGTACATGAAATAGGCACCATTTGCATTACTCTCTGAGAGTTCAAGAACATAATCCAGTCGTATTAGTGCTGTCTTAACCATCCTATATATCATGCCAATTCTTGTAAGTTGTACCAATCGTCTAACAACATGGTGCAGAAAAGCTTTTCATTTCTCTAGAACAAGCACCATTTATTTTTTAGTGAACATCATCATCTTACATTGAGGGTTTTGTTCCAGCTTCCATATGACCTTGCAATggaattttacatcatttttgtATTTCTACCATTTAATGAAGTTTCCTCTATCGTTACCACTTGTCCATCATCTCGTATGAAGACTCTCGCTTGTACATGACTAATAATAGAAAATTTCCCTATTTAGTGAAGTTTCCTGTGTTGTTGCCATCTGTCCATCATCTTATATCGAGGGTTTCCTCCAAACTTCTATACGATCTTATAATGGAATTTTCCATCATTTTTATATTCTCTACCTGTCTACCATTTAGTAAAATTTCCTTCATCGTTGCATCGACCACGGAGTAGTAGTAAATTGGTATTTACttcatttttatttctatttatcttcGCCTAATAACCCTAGGTCTAAAGCTCCGCCTTTTGTTCATCCACACGCGCACACACGCAGAgcaaaaatagataaataaatgaataaataatttaaaaaaaaaaaaaaaaaaacaaccctGCAACACAAGATTTCCAAACCCGGCATTACTAAGCACACGTAACGCCAATGTCGTCGACCGTAAGTCATTCTTTAATAAACATCTTCACCCgaaaaacaaaatatataaagatTTATTTCCTTGGGCAGCGCAGTTTTGTAGGTTTTTGTTCCCTTCGCCAATTTCCATTTCCCAAAGCAGCGCACCGCACCCCCCCACGCcggctctctctccccctctcaacccctgctTTTCCAGCATATTTTGTCCTTCTCCAACCCCTGCTTTTGTCTCCATATCCAGGTGTTGGATATATTAAGGTTTGGGTCGGGAGTGGTATCCCACCTCTCAATCATCCTATTAAAAATCCACGCGCTTTGTTTCGTCTCCCTCTCTCTTCGTttgctcctcctctcttcctggTTTTGCATTCCTCTGGTCTTTTATCGTCTCAAGAAGAACCATTACCATCTTTTCCCACCCACTTCTCTCCTCGAGATCACGATGCACCGTAACGACCCACTATACGGTGGGGGTTTGGCTGAAGCAGGGGATCAGGAAGGCAAGACTACcggaggagaagaaaagaagatgggC contains these protein-coding regions:
- the LOC105044809 gene encoding superoxide dismutase [Mn], mitochondrial-like precursor — translated: MALRAIAGKKTLALGLVFSPCAAAGASAPGMGLGLRQARGLVTFSLPDLPYDYGALEPAISGEIMKLHHQKHHQTYITNYNKALEQLEEAMAKGDSSKVVHLQSAIKFNGGGHINHSIFWQNLKPVNEGGGEPPHSTLGWAIDTDFGSLEALVQKMNAEGAALQGSGWVWLALDKELKKLKVETTANQDPLVTKGANLVPLLGIDVWEHAYYLQYKNVRPDYLKNIWKVMNWKYAGEVYDKEIA